Proteins from one Daphnia pulicaria isolate SC F1-1A chromosome 3, SC_F0-13Bv2, whole genome shotgun sequence genomic window:
- the LOC124329497 gene encoding cdc42 homolog, with amino-acid sequence MQTIKCVVVGDGAVGKTCLLISYTTNKFPSEYVPTVFDNYAVTVMIGGEPYTLGLFDTAGQEDYDRLRPLSYPQTDVFLVCFSVVSPSSFENVKEKWVPEITHHCQKTPFLLVGTQIDLRDDAATVEKLAKNKQRVITIDQGEKLARELKAVKYVECSALTQKGLKNVFDEAILAALEPPEPIKKRRCNIL; translated from the exons ATGCAGACCATCAAGTGTGTTGTTGTGGGGGATGGTGCAGTGGGTAAAACTTGTCTTCTGATTTCTTATACCACCAACAAGTTCCCGTCAGAATATGTTCCAACA gTATTTGACAATTATGCTGTCACTGTTATGATTGGAGGTGAACCTTACACTCTTGGGTTGTTTGATACAGCAG GTCAAGAAGATTATGACAGATTAAGACCACTTAGTTATCCACAGACTGATGTGTTCTTGGTGTGTTTTTCTGTTGTCTCACCGTCGtcatttgaaaatgtcaaaGAAAAG TGGGTTCCTGAAATTACACACCACTGTCAGAAGACACCTTTCTTGTTAGTTGGAACGCAGATCGATCTGCGAGACGACGCGGCAACAGTAGAGAAGTTGGCAAAAAATAAGCAAAGAGTGATCACTATCGACCAGGGAGAGAAGCTAGCTCGCGAACTGAAAGCAGTGAAATACGTGGAGTGCTCTGCCCTCACTCAG AAAGGGTTGAAGAACGTCTTTGACGAAGCCATCTTGGCAGCACTGGAACCTCCTGAGCCTATCAAAAAGAGGAGGTGTAATATTCTGTGA